AACCACATCAGTGTGCAACACGACAATCTTCTTGTTTCCAAGCCGACTGGGTTGCACCCGCTATTTTGAATAACAATTTGCGAGCCCAAAACAGGCAACTGTTCTATTAAACCATCGGGGGGCTACTTGAGGAATTCGGGCGTGTCGTTGGTATTGTTTGGATTTCGGGGTGGTTTGCCGTGGATTTCTTCGTAGTTTCGATGTTGATTTTGATGTTGATTTCGGTGTCTAATTAAATATTGAATTCCGTCTTAACCATCTACCTGATCGCACGCCATTGGTCCGTTCGATACCGGATATGAAAATCCCTCCGCAACCATGTGGCTGGGAGGGATTTTCGAAAACAGTTTGAAAGCGAAAATCAACGCTTCGAGAACTGAGGCGCGCGACGGGCCTTGTGCAGACCCGCCTTCTTGCGCTCCACGACGCGGGCGTCGCGGGTGAGGAAGCCGGCCTTCTTGAGCGTGGCGCGGTTGGCGTCGCGATCGATGGCGTTCAGCGCACGAGCCACGCCGAGGCGGATGGCGCCGGCCTGGCCGGTGGTGCCGCCACCGTTGACGAGGACGTTGATGTCGAACTTGTTCTCAAGCTTGAGCAGGACGATCGGGGAATTGACCTCGCGCTGCTGCAGACGGGAGGGGAAGAACTCCTCGAGCGTGTGGCCGTTGATGGTCCACTTGCCGGAACCAGGAACGAGGCGAACGCGGGCGATGGCCTCCTTGCGACGGCCGGTGCCGTAGCCGGGGGTGATCTGCG
This Bifidobacterium sp. ESL0790 DNA region includes the following protein-coding sequences:
- the rpsI gene encoding 30S ribosomal protein S9, translated to MAENTDNSAVQENEEEMTSYSTETNSGAGTGTSQITPGYGTGRRKEAIARVRLVPGSGKWTINGHTLEEFFPSRLQQREVNSPIVLLKLENKFDINVLVNGGGTTGQAGAIRLGVARALNAIDRDANRATLKKAGFLTRDARVVERKKAGLHKARRAPQFSKR